From the Prochlorococcus sp. MIT 1223 genome, the window ACATTTATTTCTTTGGTTACTTTTTTGAAAACAAGAGGCGTTTTTTTCTTTTGTTTAGGATCTATTGATGAATTCTTCTCTTGTTTTGAGAGATTTGATTTATTGAATAAGCTTTTGATTTCATCTGGGACATTTCCTGCTATTGAGATTACGCAATTAGTAGATTTATAAAGCCTTTCATGAAATGATTTCATATCAACGTTAGAAAGTTCATTCAGACTTTTTTGGAAACCTAAAATAGGACGCCCGTAAGGATGATTGATCCAACAAATTTCTAATAACTTTTGAAATATTTGCTCATCAGGTTGATCATTATGTTGAGCAATTTCCTCTAAAACAACCTTTCTTTCCATTCTAAACGCATTTGGTTCTATAGCTGGGTAAAGAACTAACTCAATTAAAAGATTAAGTGCAGGTTTTATCTTTTCTGATGGTACTAGTACGTAGAAGTGGACGTCATCAAATCCAGTTGCAGCATTACTACTTCCACCTAGAGCCTCAATTTTTCTATCGAATTCACCTTCTTTTAGATTCTTCCCACCTTTGAAAATCATGTGTTCAAGGAAGTGAGCAATACCCTCTTCCCCTGGCCTTTCGTATGAACTACCAGCTTTGATCCAAAGATCAATACATGTCAAAGGTGTGTCAGGCATATGGGCGATGA encodes:
- a CDS encoding pitrilysin family protein — translated: MPDTPLTCIDLWIKAGSSYERPGEEGIAHFLEHMIFKGGKNLKEGEFDRKIEALGGSSNAATGFDDVHFYVLVPSEKIKPALNLLIELVLYPAIEPNAFRMERKVVLEEIAQHNDQPDEQIFQKLLEICWINHPYGRPILGFQKSLNELSNVDMKSFHERLYKSTNCVISIAGNVPDEIKSLFNKSNLSKQEKNSSIDPKQKKKTPLVFKKVTKEINVDRLGISRLIMAWPSPPAQDQSLIMGFDIATSLLAEGRRSRLVEHLRENLKIVESIDMDITSLEEGGIITLEASCQKKEIEKVKKEIFLILNEYINNPAQSEEIKRAHQLVKNSLCFSLETSRNVSSCIGSQFLWGRHQPLLAPLELINYWSAENLKNEIFYNLHPDKASILIANPKK